In Numenius arquata chromosome 20, bNumArq3.hap1.1, whole genome shotgun sequence, the following proteins share a genomic window:
- the GPR157 gene encoding G-protein coupled receptor 157 produces MPEPLPPTQLYASERAVVLVSCALSFLGSSLLVCTHALWPELRTRPRQLLLYLSLADLLSALSYFYGVLRDFDRTSWDCVLQGALSTFSNTSSFFWTMAVALYLYITIVRGSPTGTGLLCCFHAVSWGVPLGITVAAVALKKIGYDASNVSVGWCWVNLDAEDRLLWMLLTGKVWEILAYVTLPVLYILIKKHINRAHAALSEYRPILSRAPAFPPRTSIADKKLILIPVIFIILRIWSTVRFILTLCNSPAVQNSVLVVLHGIGNTFQGGANCIMFVLCTRVVRTRLFSSICCCRYDELDWPLGRSNSHWQRPEPHKDKDVPGPERTKPPLSST; encoded by the exons ATGCCCGAGCCCTTGCCCCCCACGCAGCTGTACGCCTCGGAGCGGGCGGTCGTGCTGGTGTCCTGCGCGCTGTCCTTCCTGGGCTCCAGCCTGCTGGTCTGCACCCACGCCCTGTGGCCCGAGCTGCGGACTCGTCCCCGCCAGCTCCTGCTCTACCTGTCGCTGGCGGACCTCCTCTCAGCCCTCTCTTACTTCTACGGGGTGCTGCGGGACTTCGACAGGACCTCATGGGACTGcgtgctgcagggtgccctctCCACCTTCTCCAACACCAGCTCCTTCTTCTGGACCATGGCGGTTGCCCTCTACCTCTATATCACCATCGTGAGGGGCTCGCCCACGGGCACAGGCTTGCTCTGCTGCTTCCACGCCGTGAG CTGGGGAGTCCCCCTTGGCATTACGGTGGCTGCTGTTGCTCTGAAGAAGATAGGTTATGATGCCTCCAACGTTTCCGTGGGCTGGTGTTGGGTCAACTTGGATGCAGAGGACCGGCTCTTGTGGATGTTGTTAACGGGGAAAGTTTGGGAGATACTGGCCTATGTGACTCTGCCGGTGCTCTACATTCTCATCAAGAAGCACATTAACAGAGCG CATGCCGCTCTCTCAGAATATCGCCCCATTCTCTCAAGAGCACCTGCATTTCCACCCCGGACTTCCATAGCAGATAAGAAGTTGATTCTCATCCCTGTCATCTTTATCATCCTccgcatctggagcactgtgcgATTCATTCTGACCCTCTGTAACTCCCCTGCAGTGCAAAATTCAGtcctggttgtcctgcat GGAATCGGTAACACGTTCCAAGGAGGTGCCAACTGTATTATGTTTGTCCTCTGTACGCGGGTGGTCCGGACTCGGCTGTTTTCCTCCATTTGCTGTTGCCGCTACGATGAGTTGGACTGGCCTTTGGGAAGATCAAACAGCCACTGGCAGCGCCCAGAGCCCCACAAGGACAAGGACGTGCCAGGCCCTGAGAGGACAAAACCCCCACTTTCCAGCACCTGA
- the LOC141473936 gene encoding solute carrier family 2, facilitated glucose transporter member 5-like yields the protein MKLKGEKRESSNSDEDSKGKMTLLLALVALISAFGSSFQYGYNVSVINSPAPYMQDFYNQTYFNRTGVPMDSAFQTLLWSLTVSMFPLGGLFGSLMVWPMVNNCGRKGTLLINNLFSITAAILMGTSELAKTFEVIILSRVIMGIYAGLASNVVPMFLGEISPKNLRGAIGVVPQLFITIGILVAQIFGLDSILGTAEGWPILLGLTGIPSLIQLLVLPFFPESPRYLLIQKGNEEQARQALQKLRGWDDVDDEIEEMRQEDRSEKEEGQFSVLSLCTFRGLRWQLISIIVMMMGQQLSGVNGVFYYADRIFQSAGVDTNNVQYVTVSIGAINVVMTMLAVFIVESLGRRILLLAGFGLCCVSCAVLTLALNLQTTVSWMSYLSIVCVIAYIIGHAIGASPIPFVMITEMFLQSSRPAAFMVGGSVHWICNFTVGLVFLYMEAGLGHYSFLIFCAICLATIVYIFFIVPETKNKTFMEINRIMAKRNKVEIQDNKEELADFHTVPGGQTEKKEFSSVEL from the exons ATGAAGTTGAAAGGAGAGAAGCGGGAGAGCTCCAACTCCGATGAAGATTCAAAGGGG aAAATGACACTTTTGCTCGCGCTGGTAGCGCTGATATCTGCGTTTGGCTCTTCTTTCCAGTATGGGTACAACGTGTCGGTGATCAATTCTCCAGCCCCG TACATGCAAGACTTCTACAACCAAACCTACTTCAACAGGACTGGAGTGCCTATGGACAGTGCCTTCCAGACATTGCTCTGGTCCCTCACTGTGTCCATGTTCCCTCTGGGTGGCTTGTTTGGGTCCCTCATGGTGTGGCCTATGGTCAACAATTGTGGCCG AAAGGGCACTTTGCTGATAAATAACCTCTTCTCCATTACTGCTGCAATCCTTATGGGAACCTCAGAGCTAGCAAAAACCTTTGAAGTAATCATCCTTTCACGTGTTATCATGGGAATATATGCTG GTCTGGCTTCCAATGTGGTTCCCATGTTCCTTGGAGAAATATCACCCAAAAATCTGAGAGGTGCTATTGGGGTAGTACCCCAGCTCTTCATCACCATTGGGATCCTTGTAGCTCAGATCTTTGGTCTTGACAGCATCCTTGGGACTGCTGAAG GCTGGCCCATTCTGCTGGGGCTCACTGGGATCCCATCACTAATCCAGCTCCTtgtattgccttttttccctgagAGTCCCAGATATCTGCTGATACAAAAGGGCAACGAAGAGCAAGCACGACAAG CTCTGCAGAAGCTGAGAGGCTGGGATGATGTGGATGATGAGATAGAAGAAATGCGCCAGGAAGACCggtcagaaaaggaagaaggacaaTTTTCTGTACTCAGCCTGTGCACCTTCAGAGGCTTGCGATGGCAGCTCATCTCTATCATTGTCATGATGATGGGCCAGCAGCTCTCTGGGGTTAATGGG GTCTTCTACTACGCAGACAGAATCTTCCAGTCGGCCGGCGTGGATACAAACAATGTTCAATATGTCACTGTGTCGATAGGTGCCATCAACGTCGTCATGACTATGCTTGCT GTTTTCATTGTGGAATCCCTGGGGAGGAGAATCCTTCTCCTTGCTGGCTTTGGGTTGTGCTGTGTCTCCTGTGCAGTGTTAACACTGGCCCTCAATCTCCAG ACCACTGTCTCATGGATGTCTTACCTCAGCATAGTGTGTGTCATTGCTTACATCATCGGACATGCCATTGGAGCCA GTCCAATTCCCTTTGTGATGATCACCGAGATGTTCCTGCAGTCATCCCGGCCTGCTGCCTTCATGGTGGGTGGGTCTGTGCACTGGATATGCAACTTCACCGTGGGGCTTGTGTTCCTCTACATGGAG GCTGGACTGGGGCACTACAGCTTCCTCATCTTCTGTGCCATCTGCCTCGCCACTATAGTTTACATCTTCTTTATTGTTCCTGagacaaagaacaaaaccttCATGGAAATCAACAGGATCATGGCCAAGAGGAACAAGGTGGAGATTCAGGACAACAAAGAAGAGCTTGCGGATTTCCACACTGTCCCAGGCGGGcagacagagaagaaagaattctCCAGCGTTGAGCTGTGA
- the CA6 gene encoding carbonic anhydrase 6: MTNNGHSVQIDLPPTMHISRGLPGFYTAVQMHLHWGGLDLETSGSEHTIDGMRYFAELHIVHYNSADYSSFEEAKDKSNGLAVLAFLYADGHFENTYYSEFISKLAKIRFAGQSTKLISLDIQAMLPENLSHFYRYQGSLTTPPCSESVTWTIFHSPIVLSHTQISLLENTLLDWQNRTLRNDYRHAQPLNGRVVESSFPAKPTQEQCHPEEFSLRLEQIQMQLQDMKRELLNGVSHVGIKHSTFPAFYFPVENIESFVEVHPLHDMSLQAFTLCFWTKAQHAGSQTVLSYSTQERDNELVMTVGTDVGLWIGGHFISFPLYHRAQDWLHYCMAWASQSGMANLWLNGAAGKAKSIQKGYVSQAGGTLVLGKDRDTLLGTFSNGFAGWMTQVNLWGQVLSPADVRALALCKPGQLKGDIIAWGETSMTLLGGVVLESDTSCQ, encoded by the exons ttcagattgATTTGCCACCCACCATGCACATCTCCAGAGGGCTCCCAGGCTTCTACACAGCTGTACAGATGCATCTGCACTGGGGTGGCCTGGACTTGGAGACCAGCGGCTCTGAACACACCATAGACGGGATGAGATACTTTGCAGAG CTGCACATTGTCCACTACAACTCAGCTGACTACTCCAGCTTTGAAGAAGCCAAAGACAAATCAAATGGATTGGCTGTGCTCGCCTTCCTGTATGCG GATGGGCACTTCGAGAATACCTACTACAGCGAATTCATTTCCAAACTGGCAAAAATCAGGTTTGCAG GTCAATCAACAAAGCTCATTTCTCTGGATATCCAAGCCATGCTGCCAGAAAACCTCTCACACTTCTACAGGTACCAGGGCTCACTAACAACCCCACCTTGCTCTGAGAGTGTCACCTGGACCATCTTTCATTCTCCCATTGTCCTGTCACACACACAG ATCAGCCTCCTGGAGAACACCTTGCTGGACTGGCAAAACAGGACGCTGCGCAACGACTACCGGCACGCTCAGCCCCTCAATGGGCGGGTGGTGGAGTCCTCCTTCCCAGCCAAACCCACCCAAG AACAATGCCATCCAGAAGAATTCAGCCTCAGACTGGAACAAATCCAGATGCAGCTCCAAGACATGAAGAGAGAGTTGCTGAACGGAGTGAGCCACGTAG GTATTAAACACAGCACTTTTCCAGCTTTCTACTTCCCTGTGGAAAACATTGAGAGTTTTGTGGAGGTTCATCCCCTCCATGACATGTCTCTCCAAGCCTTCACCTTATGTTTCTGGACAAAAGCCCAGCACGCTGGCAGTCAGACTGTTCTTTCCTACTCCACACAGGAGAGGGATAACGAGCTGGTGATGACTGTGGGCACAGACGTGGGATTGTGGATAGGAGGCCATTTCATCAGCTTCCCCCTGTACCACAGGGCACAAGATTGGCTGCACTACTGCATGGCATGGGCCTCCCAGTCCGGAATGGCGAATTTATGGCTCAACGGAGCAGCTGGTAAAGCAAAGAGTATCCAGAAGGGGTATGTGAGCCAGGCTGGAGGGACGCTTGTCCTTGGGAAAGACAGAGACACTCTTCTTGGGACATTCTCCAATGGTTTTGCAGGATGGATGACCCAGGTAAACCTGTGGGGCCAAGTTCTCAGTCCTGCAGATGTTCGGGCACTTGCACTGTGCAAACCAGGGCAACTGAAGGGAGATATCATAGCATGGGGAGAAACCTCTATGACCCTCTTGGGTGGGGTGGTTCTGGAGTCTGACACCAGCTGCCAGTGA